In the Candidatus Hydrogenedentota bacterium genome, GTGAAGGTGTCGATATTGAACCGCGACTGATCGCCCTCGCCGACAAGCTCAATCGCACTTGCCGGCCACGTCCGAATGACCGGGGGGCGCAGGTCCATGCCCAATCGCCGGTCGATGATCGCGATCGCGCCCCAAGGCCGGTCATGGCAAGAGCCAAACACACACAACACGCGCTCGCTTCCAGGGATAGCCCGTGCATTCAGCACAGCCCCGGGCGATTCCGTATTGTTCCCCCAATAGAGAGCGTGGTTGGTTCCGTCCGGATTGACGGTCCACAATCCTTGCGCGTCGCCAAAATTGCGGTCCACGTACTCCCAGCGGTTGTACAGAATTCGCCCGTCGGGCATCAGCGCGCCGTGCCCCTCGAACAACGTGCTCTTCCCGATTTGAACGATGTTCGCCCCGTCGCGCTCCATGCGATAGAGGTTGGCCATGATGTGCCGGTTGCACATGCAATACTTGGGTTCGCGCGTGGACGAGAACGCGATGCTGCCGTCGGGCAGATACAGCGGATCGATGTCGGATACACCCGGCGCAAACGTCAATTGGCGCAGATTGGAACCGTCGGCGTCGACCTCGTAGATGTGATAGTCGTCCTGGATGTCCCTTCGCATCGAAAAGACGATCTTCGAACCGTCGAAATCCACTTCCGGGTCGCGAACAATTCCAGCGGGCACGTCCACGAGTGTGCGCACTTCACCCGTCTGTACTTCGAGTACTTTGAGCGCGCCACCCCCCACAAAGCTCCCCGTGTTGATTTCACCCGTCTGGAACATCGTCTCGGTGTTGTGGTGATCCGGCTTATATTGCGGGCGCGACACGAAGAGCAGGGGAGAGGCCGTCAACAGAGGATTGCCAAGCAGGGCCTCGCGTTGAAGTCGCGCAAACTCACTTCGCTGTTTCGAAGCTTTGTGTTTCGTCAATGAGTCGACTTGTTCAAGGAACTCGTCACCCCGTGGGTAGGAATTCGGAGAGCACTGCTTCAGATCGGCTATTGCAGCTCGCAATCCATCCAGTTCACCGGGAGCAACCCCGGTGTCTTGCGCGAAGGCGACTACGCCAAGGCACACCATGCAAAGCGAGGTCACGGCCAACGTACGCATCATATTTCATCACCCCCGTCTCTATAGTAACGAATACGGCGACACAGCGCCACGGTGTCGCTTTCCGCAATCCGCCGGTCATTGGCCGCTGTGCCGCAAGCGAATACCGGTTTGCATGATCCGGCTTTTCTTGTATTTCTCCGTGATATCGCAGATTCTCCAGAGCAATCCTCCATCCTTCTTCGCGGAGCCCATTCCCTGCGTGATTCCTGCCCCTAATCCGATTGACTTGCTTGCGGATCGCTACGTATCATACGCGGCTTAAAGCGTGTTGTGTCCGCGATTTCACGCGGACGGGGCGGCGCTATGCGTTTCGGGGAACGGGGTTCCCTTCTACCATTCTTGCAGTCGGGGCAATGGGACGAGTCATTGCAGTAGCCAATCAAAAAGGTGGCGTGGGCAAGACGACGACGTCGGTAAACCTGTCGGCGTGCTTGGCCGCGGCGGGACGTCGTGTCTTGCTGGTCGACATCGATCCGCAAGGAAATGCAACGAGCGGCCTTGGCGTGGGCAAGAACGACCTGCAACACACGGTCTACGAAGCCATGGTCGATCACGTTTCCATGCGCGACGTGATTGTCCCGACGCAAATGGAAAACCTGTTCATTGCACCTTCGAACCGCCAGTTGGCGGGTGCCGAGGTTGAGTTCGTTGAAGTGGACGGCCGCGAATACCGTCTCCGCAGTTGTCTGGAACCCCTGAAGGACGAGTACGACTTCATCTTTATCGATTGTCCGCCGTCGCTGAGCTTGCTTACGGTTAACGGACTCGTTGCCGCGGGCGGCGTCATGATTACCCTCCAGTGCGAATACTTCGCGCTGGAAGGGCTTAGCGAATTGCTCCAGACCATCAAGCTTGTGCGGGATCGCTTGAGCCCGTCGCTGAAGGTCGAAGGAGTCCTGCTCACCATGCATCAACATACGAATCTGTCGAAGCAGGTGGTGGACGATGTTCGTGCACATCTCGGGGACAAGGTGTATCAGACCGTAATACCGCGCAATGTCACCTTGAGCGAAGCGCCCAGTTTCGGGAAGCCGGTCATTCTCTACGACCTGAAGTCCCCGGGTGCGGTGGCCTATCTGGCGTTGGCGAGGGAGGTGATATCCCGTGGTTAAACCGAAACGCGGCGGCTTAGGCCGAGGACTTGGGGCGCTCATTGGCGGTATCTCGGAACCGGCGCCAGCCTCCGAAGCCGCGCAAGAAGATGCAGCCGCAACGGCAGCCGGTGAACGCGTTCTGCAGCTCGACCCGCACGCCATCAAGCCCAATCCCAAACAGCCGCGCCGCGAATTCGACGAAGAAGCCCTGCAGGAATTGGCCGATTCGATCCGCGAAGACGGCGTCGTGGAACCCATTATTGTCCGTTTCCGAAACGGCGAGTATGAGCTGGTCAGCGGCGAGCGCCGCGTTCGCGCCAGCATCATGGCCGAATTGGCGACAATTCCCGCCATCGCGCGCGATGTGTCCGATTCCGACATGCTCAAGCTGGGACTCATCGAGAACATCCAGCGCGAGGACCTGAACGCGATTGAGTTGGCCGAGGGTTACAAGGCCCTGATGCACGAATTCGGCTGGACCCAGGAAGAGATGGCCGAGCACGTCGGCAAGAAGCGCGCAACGGTTGCGAACACCTTGCGTTTGCTCAATTTGCCTGCAGACGTGCAGCGCAGTGTCGCCGAGGGCAAAATTTCGATGGGACACGCCCGTGCAATCCTGGCGCTCGAATCGCCCAAAGCGCAGAGCGCCGCGGCGCGCGCCGTCGTCGAACAGGGCCTCTCCGTACGGCAAGTGGAGCGCTTGGCCGCGCCTCCCAAGCCGAAAGCATCCAGCAAACCGGCCTCGCGTGACCCGCACGTGGCCGCGCTGGAAGATGAGATGCGGCGTAGCCTTGGCACACGCGTCTCTATTCATCCCAATGCCGACCGGGCTGGCAAGGGACGGATCGAAATCGAGTATTACTCGCTGGACGACTTGGATCGCATCCTCTCAATTGTACGGGGATCGCGATAGGCTCATCTGTACGCCGCGCCGCCTGCAATGTGCATGGTTCGCGGATTCATAAGGACAATCTAGGAAAACTGCCGCATGATAGACGTGAAATTATTGCGCGAAGACTGTGAGACGCTGCGAAAGGCGTTGCAGAACCGGCGCTCTCCGCTTGATTTGGACGCGATTCTCGAAGTGGACGCCAAGCGGCGTGAGGTCCTTTACGAGGTCGAGCAACTTCGCGCCGAGCAGAACCGCGAATCGGAAGAAATCGCGAAGCTCAAACGCGCCAAACAAGACGCGACCGAAGCCATCGCGGCGATGAAGAAGGTCAGCGATGCGATCAAGGAGAAAGACGAGCGCGTTCGCGAACTGGACACGCAACTTCGCGAGCAGTTGCTGATTATTCCGAACATCCCGCATGAATCGGTCCCTGTGGGTCCCGACGAGAGTGCCAATCGTCTTGAGCGAAAGTGGGGAGAACCCCCTTCCTTCGATTTCGAGCCGCGCGATCACGTTGAACTCGGCGAAAAGTTGGGCATTCTCGATTTCGAAGGCGCGGCGAAGGTATCCGGCGCGCGTTTCACGGTACTGAAGGGCGCCGGCGCGCGCCTCGAACGCGCCCTCACCAGCTTCATGCTCGACGTGCACACCCGCGAACACGGATACACGGAAATACTCCCACCCTTCATGGTGCTTGGGAGTAGCATGGAAGGAGCGGGCCAACTTCCCAAGTTCGCCGAAGAGGCATTCACGGTGAGAGGGCGCGATCTGTGGCTTGTACCTACGGCGGAAGTCCCGCTCACGAATCTCCATCGGGAAGAGATACTTGATGCGAGTACATTGCCTCGCAAGTATGTTGCGTACACCCCATGCTTCCGCAGCGAGGCGGGTTCCTACGGCAAAGACACCCGCGGCATGTTGCGCCAACACCAATTCGACAAAGTAGAGCTGTACAAGTTCACCACGGCCGATACCTCTTTCGACGAGCACGAATCCCTAACGCGCAATGCCGAAGTGATTCTGCAGCTTCTGGGTCTCGCATACCAGGTGATCACACTCTCCACCGGCGACATGGGCTTCTGCTCCGCAAAGACCTACGACCTGGAGGTCTGGCTTCCAGGCCAACAGTGCTACCGTGAGATTAGTTCCTGCTCCAACTGCACCGATTTCCAGGCGCGCCGTGCCAACATAAGGTGTCGCCGTGAGAAGAAACCTGAGTTTGTGCACACCCTGAACGGGTCCGGGCTGGCCGTAGGTCGCACGCTGATTGCCGTACTTGAAAACTACCAGCAAGCCGACGGTTCGGTTGTGATTCCCGAGGTGTTGCGACCTTACATGAACGGCACGGAGCGCATCGAGCCGGTCGTATGACCACTTCCGTCGAAAGGGCCGCGGAGGCGCTTCGGCATGCAAAGCGCGGCGTTGCGGTGACCGGGGCAGGCATGTCCGCTGAAAGTGGGATACCCACGTTCCGCGGCGCGGACGGGATTTGGAAGAAGTATCCGCCGGAGATCTTCGCCAGTATCGACGCCTATCTGCGTGATCCCGATCGTGTATGGGCATTCTGGTGCGAATTGAGTGCTTCGCTGCATGGATGCAATCCCAACGCCGGACATTCGGCGCTGGCGCAACTTGAGTCTTCGGGCAAGATCCAGGCTATCATTACCCAGAACATCGACAGTCTGCATCAGGCGGCGGGAAGTCGCCGCGTGATCGAATATCACGGAAGTCTCCGTGAGCTTGTGTGCCTGGAGTGCCGCGCCCGAAAGACCTTCGACGTTACTACGACCGGTAAGCATCCGCCCCATTGCGTTCTTTGCCAAGGGCTCATGAAACCTGACGTCGTCATGTTTGGCGAGGGCATTCCGCCGGACGCCATGTACGAGTCCGAAGCGCTGATTCAAGTCTGCGATGTTCTTGTGGTGGTTGGTACGTCGGCTCAAGTGTATCCGGCGGCGGGGCTGCCATTCGCCGCGAAACGGAATGGCGCGTTGATTATCGAGGCCAATCTTGAGCCTACGGAGTTCACCGAGACGGTAACCGACGTGTTTCTTGAAGGACCCTGCGGTCAGACGTTGCCGCGTGTTGCCGCGTTAATGCACTAACCGGAGTTACGCCATGCGTGAAGTTGTCCTCGATGAGTTTTTCCGTTCTTCGCATCTCTCGGAGTTGCTGACGTGGTACTGCGAACCCAACCGCTGGGAAATCGATGAGGCGGAAAATTGTCTTCGCATACGTCCCGACGCCCAAACGGATTTCTGGCAGCAAACCCATTATGGCTTCTCCGCCGACAACGGTCATTTTCTCTACACAACGGTCAATACGGATTTCGTCATGACGACGGAGGTGCGATTTCACCCCGCGAATCAGTACGATCAAGCAGGGCTTATGGTGTGGTTCTCGCCGTCGTGCTGGCTGAAGACTTCTGTTGAGTACGAACCGGGTGGACCAAACCGCCTGGGCGCGGTCGTAACCAACAGCGGCTACTCGGATTGGTCCACGCAGGATTTTCCGGAAGATTGCCGCGAAGTCCGGCTGCGCGTACGCCGAGAGGGTGTGGACTATATCGTGGATGCCTCGGCGGGCTCAGGTTCCTGGTCCCAAATTCGGCTTGCTCGTTTGCTCGATGATCGCAAGGGGGCGAACGTCCGTTGCGGCGTCTACGCGTGCAGTCCGAAAGGCGAAGGTTTTGCTGCGGAGTTCTTGGCCCTGAACATAGTCCGGGGCCGAATCGATGACATTTGATATGAGCCGGTGTGTGCCGGTGTGGTATAGTCGTGGGCGAAGCGGCAGCTCTCGCCTGTGTCCAAGAAACCGAAACCAAAACCCGGGAAATGATGCATCATGCGAAGTGTCGTTGTAACCAAGTTCGGCGGTCCGGATGTCTTGAAAGTGACCGATGTGCCCCTGCCGGAGCCTAATGCATCGCAGGTCCGGATCAAGGTGGAAGCATGCGGTCTCAATTATGCGGACATCATGCAGCGGGAAGGACTATACCCGAACGGGCCCAAGCCACCGTACGGCGCGGGATTCGAAGTGGCTGGCGTTATCGATGAAGTCGGAGCCGACGCCACCCAATGGAACATTGGAGACGCTGTGTGCGGCTTCTGCGAGAATGGCTACAGCGAGTACGTGGTCACTGAAGCGTCGCGGATTATGCCAAAACCGGCCTCCCTTGACTTCCCTCAAGCTGCCGCGATTCCCTGCCAATACCTCACGGCATATCACGCTCTGGTCACGCTTTCGAGAGTGAAAGAAGGTCAGTTCGTCTTGCTTCAAGCTGCCGCGGGCGGACTGGGGACGCTCATGGTGCAGATCGCCAAGAATCTCGGGGCGAAGGTCCTCGGTACGTGCAGCACCGACGAGAAGTGCCAACTGCTCGAAGAATTAGGGTGCGATTTCCCTATCAATTATTCGAAGCGCGACTTCGCGGCGGAAGCCAAGCGCATCACCGGCGGGGCGGGGTGTGACCTGATCGTCGAATCGATCGGTGGCGAGATCTTTGACAAGAGCCTGCGCTGCCTCAAGCCACGCGGCAGGCTGGTGACACTTGGCTTGGCTGGAAAGCAGCCCAATACCGTGACGACGCTTCAATTGCTCACCAACAATTTTACGGTGTCAGGGTTTCATCTGATGGCCTACGTTCCCGATCCCGAAGCCATGTTTAACGCCGTTCAAGATCTGGAGAAGTGGCTCGCCGAAGGCAAGCTCAAGATCATCACGCGGCATGTGTTCCCTCTTGCGGAGGCAGCGCAGGCGCAGCAGTTTGTGGCAGAGAGGAAGAGCACCGGCAAGGTCGTCCTCGTCACTGCGGTTTAGCTCGCACGTTGCCGACCTATGAATAGTGGCAGGGCATGAACTATCGCATTCTGTCTCAATACTTGGGCCTCCTTTGTATCGCCGTTGGCCTGTCCATGGTCTTCTCTATGTTGTGGGCTGTCTACTACGGCGAATGGCATGCCCTGGAAGCGTTAGTCGCTTCCATGTCGACTTCAATTGCCATCGGATACGGCCTGCGCTACTTCGGTCGAAACGCGCCTAAGCGAATTTTCGAGCGCGAAGCTATTGGACTGGTCGGGCTCACATGGATCGTCGTCAGCGTGCTCGGAGCCCTTCCTTTCGTGTTCGCCGGAATACTCAGTTTCAACGACGCCTTTTTCGAAAGCGTCTCCGGTTTTACCACGACCGGCTCCACCGTCATTACGGACATCGAAGCGGTTGACAAGAGCATTCTCTTCTGGCGAGCCTTTACACACTGGCTGGGTGGCATTGGCATCGTCATCCTGTTTATCGCCGTGCTTCCCTATTTCGGGGCGGGTGGCAAACTGATTGTGAAATCCGAGTCCACAGGACCCGCGGCCAGTCTCGTAGTGCCTCGCTTCCGGCAAAGCGCTCTCATCATCTTCAACATCTACTTCTTCTTCACAGTCGTGAACACCATTGCCCTGATGTTTGCCGGAATGAACTTTCATGAAGCCCTATGCCACGCCTTTGCAGGATTGGCGACGGGCGGCTACTCCACACGCCAAATGAGTGTCGGCGCTTTTAACAGCCTGTCCATCGAAATTGTAATCATTGTATTCCTGCTGATCGGAGGTACAAACTTCGGTTTGTTCGCCGCGATGTATTTGGGTGACTGGAAAGCGCTGTTAAAAGACTCCGAATGGAGACTTTTCATCGGAGTCTTCATCGTCGCCACCGCATTGGTTACGTTTAACCTCATGGGGCTGCAGGGGCAATTCCCCGATCAGGGAGAGTCATTCCAGCCCATGCCGGAGCGCCAGTTCTACGGTTTTGGTCATGCCCTTCGCGTCGGAGCCTTCCAAGTGGCATCCTGCATGACAGATACAGGCTTTATTACAGACGATTTTGATCGCTGGCCATATCTGTCGCGCATGATCCTGATTGTTGTGATGATTCTGGGCGGAAGCGCGGGGTCCACCGCAGGTGGACTCAAAATTGTGCGCTTATTGATGTTCGCCAAACTGTGCTATTGGCGGTTGGAGACAACATTCCGTCCGAAGACTGTCCGGCCCCTGCGCATTAACGGTGAAGTCGTCAGCGATGCGGTGGTTACCAGATCCCTGCAATTCCTCTGTCTCTACGTCTTCTGGTTCGGCTTCGGTTGCCTTTTTATGTCTGCCATGGGCTTGCCATTCGAATCCGCCGTATCATCAATGGCGGCGTGCATCAACAATTGCGGTCCCGGACTCGAACACGTCGGGGCCATTCGTGACTTTCATTTAATCGGGCCGTCGGGAACGTTCTTCTTGTCTTTGACCATGCTCGTGGGACGTCTTGAACTGGTTCCCATTCTCGTGCTCTTCGTACCGGCTTTTTGGCGGCGCTAGAGCGGGCTTCTCACAAACACACTGGATACAGTCTCGTATCCCGTGCGTTCGCGAGATACCTTACGGCATGTCGCAAGTGCCTTGCTCGTGCTATCGCGAAGGAGTCAACCCCAGAGCGGACGGATCGATACGTCCCATGCCCGCCTCCAGATCTGGATGCTCGGATACGAACGACTTTATCTTGAAGAAACCCGCTCCCGGGTTCGCCTTCATGAACTCCGTCAGCTTTGCTGCCTCGGCCTTTTCATCGGCACTCACTTTGCCGTCCGCCAAGTGGTTGTCGAGCGCCGCCTTGATAACAAGCAGTCCCCAGAAGCCCGGCTTCGCTTCCGTACTCAGGTTCGCCAATGCGTCGTATTCGGCAACGTTCTCCGCGGGCACGCGTCCTGCTGTCTTTAAATCGGCATAGTCTCGCTGGATACTCTCGGCAATAGCCGGAGCTTTCGATTCAAGAAAACGCGGAAACAGTATCATCGAGACGATAAGCAGAACTATTGCTACCAATATGATGACACCGCATCCCACGCCACAACCCAGTAGGAGCGTCTTCTGTTGCTTCTCGTTCATCCCTGTGCCCTTGTTGCTGTCGGTTGAAAGTCTCAATGTTACGCGCCTTGGCGGATGACGGGCTCGTGGTGACTTAGCGCATCACGCCTGACCACGTTGCGTCACTCCCGGCACAAGCACCGGGACTAGCCCATAATTCTACGGTCGTTGCGCGCCAAACACAACCTATAGCGTATACTCGCTAACGCCATACTATACGGCGTTGTGGACATCGGCCTGCGAGTCAGTCTACTGTGTAGCCTAGATTGGACAAGTGAGCAAGACTGAACTTTTGGAAATTAGACTTGGAGCTACATGAGTAACCACGAATTGCGGTACATCCCATTCAACCGTGCCGGGTTTCTCGGTCGCGAACTAGAGTACGTCTCCGAATGTATCAGCAATGGCCATATTTCCGGCGATGGACCTTTCACGAGTAAGTGTAGCCGCCTTATCGAGAGCGCGCTTGGCGTGCCGAAGTGTCTCTTAACGACGTCTGGAACCCATGCGCTGGAACTGGCTGCCCTTCTTCTTGATATCGCGATCGATGACGAGGTGATTGTACCCTCCTACACGTTTGTATCCACGATCAATGCGTTTGTACTCCATGGAGCGAGACCGGTCTTCGTCGACATTCGTCCCGACACGCTCAATATTGATGAACGTCTCATTGAACAGGCGATCACGCCGAGTACGCGCGCCATCATAGCCGTTCATTACGCGGGTGTTGCCTGCGAAATGGACACCATTATGGACATAGCTAGCCGCCATGGCGTTCCTGTCGTGGAAGACAATGCACACGGACTCTTTGCGCGCTATCGCGGAAGGCCTCTCGGGACCTTCGGCGCTTTCTCTATCCAGAGCTTTCACGAAACCAAGAACTTCACGTGCGGTGAAGGCGGCGCGCTTTTACTCAACAGGGAATCCGATGTCGCGCGCGCCGAAGTGTTGCGCGAGAAGGGTACCGATCGAAGCCAGTTCTATCGCGGCCTGGTCAACAAATACGGATGGGTCGACAAAGGTTCAAGCTACCTGCCCTCCGACATCTTGGCGGCATTCTTGTACGCGCAGCTTGAGGCCCGCGATCGCGTTCAGGCATACAGGCAAGAAATCTGGAACCGCTACCATGACTCTTTGGCAGGGTGGGCCGCCGGACACGGCGTGAAGCTTATGCACGTTCCCGACCACTGCGAGCAGTCCTATCACATGTTCTACATGCTCATGCCCTCGCTTGAAGTGCGCACAGCGTTCATCAACCACCTGAAGGAGGCAGACATAAGCGCGGTGTTTCACTATTTGCCGCTGCACTCGTCGGCCATGGGGGTGCGACTCGGTGGGAAGAAGGGCGACTGCCCGGTTACGGAATCAGTCAGCGATCGTATGGTCCG is a window encoding:
- a CDS encoding AAA family ATPase, coding for MGRVIAVANQKGGVGKTTTSVNLSACLAAAGRRVLLVDIDPQGNATSGLGVGKNDLQHTVYEAMVDHVSMRDVIVPTQMENLFIAPSNRQLAGAEVEFVEVDGREYRLRSCLEPLKDEYDFIFIDCPPSLSLLTVNGLVAAGGVMITLQCEYFALEGLSELLQTIKLVRDRLSPSLKVEGVLLTMHQHTNLSKQVVDDVRAHLGDKVYQTVIPRNVTLSEAPSFGKPVILYDLKSPGAVAYLALAREVISRG
- a CDS encoding ParB/RepB/Spo0J family partition protein, giving the protein MVKPKRGGLGRGLGALIGGISEPAPASEAAQEDAAATAAGERVLQLDPHAIKPNPKQPRREFDEEALQELADSIREDGVVEPIIVRFRNGEYELVSGERRVRASIMAELATIPAIARDVSDSDMLKLGLIENIQREDLNAIELAEGYKALMHEFGWTQEEMAEHVGKKRATVANTLRLLNLPADVQRSVAEGKISMGHARAILALESPKAQSAAARAVVEQGLSVRQVERLAAPPKPKASSKPASRDPHVAALEDEMRRSLGTRVSIHPNADRAGKGRIEIEYYSLDDLDRILSIVRGSR
- the serS gene encoding serine--tRNA ligase is translated as MIDVKLLREDCETLRKALQNRRSPLDLDAILEVDAKRREVLYEVEQLRAEQNRESEEIAKLKRAKQDATEAIAAMKKVSDAIKEKDERVRELDTQLREQLLIIPNIPHESVPVGPDESANRLERKWGEPPSFDFEPRDHVELGEKLGILDFEGAAKVSGARFTVLKGAGARLERALTSFMLDVHTREHGYTEILPPFMVLGSSMEGAGQLPKFAEEAFTVRGRDLWLVPTAEVPLTNLHREEILDASTLPRKYVAYTPCFRSEAGSYGKDTRGMLRQHQFDKVELYKFTTADTSFDEHESLTRNAEVILQLLGLAYQVITLSTGDMGFCSAKTYDLEVWLPGQQCYREISSCSNCTDFQARRANIRCRREKKPEFVHTLNGSGLAVGRTLIAVLENYQQADGSVVIPEVLRPYMNGTERIEPVV
- a CDS encoding NAD-dependent deacylase is translated as MTTSVERAAEALRHAKRGVAVTGAGMSAESGIPTFRGADGIWKKYPPEIFASIDAYLRDPDRVWAFWCELSASLHGCNPNAGHSALAQLESSGKIQAIITQNIDSLHQAAGSRRVIEYHGSLRELVCLECRARKTFDVTTTGKHPPHCVLCQGLMKPDVVMFGEGIPPDAMYESEALIQVCDVLVVVGTSAQVYPAAGLPFAAKRNGALIIEANLEPTEFTETVTDVFLEGPCGQTLPRVAALMH
- a CDS encoding DUF1349 domain-containing protein; this encodes MREVVLDEFFRSSHLSELLTWYCEPNRWEIDEAENCLRIRPDAQTDFWQQTHYGFSADNGHFLYTTVNTDFVMTTEVRFHPANQYDQAGLMVWFSPSCWLKTSVEYEPGGPNRLGAVVTNSGYSDWSTQDFPEDCREVRLRVRREGVDYIVDASAGSGSWSQIRLARLLDDRKGANVRCGVYACSPKGEGFAAEFLALNIVRGRIDDI
- a CDS encoding NADPH:quinone oxidoreductase family protein, encoding MRSVVVTKFGGPDVLKVTDVPLPEPNASQVRIKVEACGLNYADIMQREGLYPNGPKPPYGAGFEVAGVIDEVGADATQWNIGDAVCGFCENGYSEYVVTEASRIMPKPASLDFPQAAAIPCQYLTAYHALVTLSRVKEGQFVLLQAAAGGLGTLMVQIAKNLGAKVLGTCSTDEKCQLLEELGCDFPINYSKRDFAAEAKRITGGAGCDLIVESIGGEIFDKSLRCLKPRGRLVTLGLAGKQPNTVTTLQLLTNNFTVSGFHLMAYVPDPEAMFNAVQDLEKWLAEGKLKIITRHVFPLAEAAQAQQFVAERKSTGKVVLVTAV
- a CDS encoding TrkH family potassium uptake protein; the protein is MNYRILSQYLGLLCIAVGLSMVFSMLWAVYYGEWHALEALVASMSTSIAIGYGLRYFGRNAPKRIFEREAIGLVGLTWIVVSVLGALPFVFAGILSFNDAFFESVSGFTTTGSTVITDIEAVDKSILFWRAFTHWLGGIGIVILFIAVLPYFGAGGKLIVKSESTGPAASLVVPRFRQSALIIFNIYFFFTVVNTIALMFAGMNFHEALCHAFAGLATGGYSTRQMSVGAFNSLSIEIVIIVFLLIGGTNFGLFAAMYLGDWKALLKDSEWRLFIGVFIVATALVTFNLMGLQGQFPDQGESFQPMPERQFYGFGHALRVGAFQVASCMTDTGFITDDFDRWPYLSRMILIVVMILGGSAGSTAGGLKIVRLLMFAKLCYWRLETTFRPKTVRPLRINGEVVSDAVVTRSLQFLCLYVFWFGFGCLFMSAMGLPFESAVSSMAACINNCGPGLEHVGAIRDFHLIGPSGTFFLSLTMLVGRLELVPILVLFVPAFWRR
- the rffA gene encoding dTDP-4-amino-4,6-dideoxygalactose transaminase gives rise to the protein MSNHELRYIPFNRAGFLGRELEYVSECISNGHISGDGPFTSKCSRLIESALGVPKCLLTTSGTHALELAALLLDIAIDDEVIVPSYTFVSTINAFVLHGARPVFVDIRPDTLNIDERLIEQAITPSTRAIIAVHYAGVACEMDTIMDIASRHGVPVVEDNAHGLFARYRGRPLGTFGAFSIQSFHETKNFTCGEGGALLLNRESDVARAEVLREKGTDRSQFYRGLVNKYGWVDKGSSYLPSDILAAFLYAQLEARDRVQAYRQEIWNRYHDSLAGWAAGHGVKLMHVPDHCEQSYHMFYMLMPSLEVRTAFINHLKEADISAVFHYLPLHSSAMGVRLGGKKGDCPVTESVSDRMVRLPFYNDLTKDQQQTVIDRILTFDPAVVS